Part of the Aureitalea marina genome, CTTGGAAGATATGTCTCCGAGACCATAATCATAATCATCGGTATTTCCATCTCCTTTGCGATCAGTGATTGGGAAAAGAAGCGTTCGGCCAGGATATCGTACCAGGACTACTTGGAACGCCTTCAACTGGACATGGCCATAGATTCGGTTCAAATAGTTAATGATGTGCGCGCATATAGGCGTAAGATCGATGGGGTGAACCTTGTGTTCGCCTTTCACCCTGGTTTCTCTCAAGACAGTATAGCCATGATGGGCGAAGCTCAGAATTCCTTACTCAATTATATCGAATTCCTGCCTAACGATAACACTTTCCAGATCCTGAGCAGCACAGGAGATTTCAACGTCTTTACCAACGATTCCCTGGTATCCGAACTTTTTCGGTTGTATCGGTATGATTATGCCTTTATTGCCATGAATGGGAGGGAGGCAAACCATGAAAGATTGAACCAGGTAAAGCCATATCTGATCGACAATATGTACTATGAGGACGAGCTGACTTTCCCATTAGTGCGTACGGACATCCCAGCCATTGTATCGGATCGTTATTTCCGCAATATCTGCCTGGAATACCAAGAATCCTGTTATGCGGCCATTAATCCTTACCAGAGGGCTATGCAGCGGCTTGTCCGGGTTAATCGGATGATCAGGGAGGAACTGGTTACTTTAGATCGTTGATCTATGAATCTATTATCTCAATCAACCATCTAATTTGTGAAACCCAGCATTGAGTTGATTCGTCTTGTGGCGGTCTTCATGATCACCTTTACCCACACCCGGCATCAGTTGGAAGAAGGGTGGCTGTACTTTTTAGTAGAGATATTACCAACCTATGGCACGGCTATACTATCGGTTATTTCGGGTTACCTATACTTCACGGTCAGTCGTAAAAAGAAATACCTCTTCCAGAAAAAGGTCAAAAGCCTGGCAATACCTTACTTGATCGCCAATGTTTCTGTAGTGATGTTGGTGCTCTTCTCATATTATGTTTTGGGTTTTAATCCATTGAATCGATTGGGAATAGGACCAGAATTGTTTACCGAAGGGGTGCTGGCATTAAATATGGAGCCGGTTAATCCGCCTACTTACTTTATCCGGGATATCTTTTTGGTATTTGCTGTGATCGCTTTATTGACACAGAAAGAATGGCGTGCCCTGCCGGTCATCCTAGTCTTCCTGGTTTTTGGATCTCTTTTTCTGAGATTGGATGTGGTTGGCTTGTTTATAATTGGAACCCTTTACGGTATGGTTAGGGACAGATTGAACCGAGGCTGGTTCGTGGCCCTATCTGCATTGGCTGTTGCGGTTGTGGCTATGTGGTTTCCGCAATATTTGAAGTGGCCTATAGCTGTCTTCCTGTTTATACTGGTGATCGACCTGGAGTTCAAGTTCTACAATACCGGCCGTTATGCATATTTGTTGCACTTGTATCACAGTCCTATCATTGTGATCACCTATCCGTTTATCGGAGCTCATATTTCTAATCCTTTCTTGAGTATTGGGAGTCAGATCCTCACGGCTTCGCTTTTGGTTTATTTCATGCTGTTGTTTACTCGAAGATTCCCTGTACTTACTATCTTGAGTGGAGGCCGCTAGTTGTTCCACAATCGTTAAATGTCTTTCCAGATTGCCTCAATTTGGCTAAATTCGACCCGATAAAAAAAATGCTGCTTTATGGTGTTAAAAGGAAAGTACTTTTTGTCCGTTTTGTTCATAGCTTTAACTCTGATTTCCTGCCAGGAAAGGGGCATGAAGGCCTTACAAGGAGAGTGGTTGGATGCCAAGAATGAATTCCAGCCATTAGAGGTGGTCGAAGAAGACGGCAAGTATAAGTTGGTCGCACATTGGGGAGAGTATTTTGTCAACATGCGAGACGATCGCTATCCGGAAGTCTTCTTCAACGGTAAAAGTTACCCCATCACTCACGATGCCAAGACCGATCAGCTCAAGTTCAATGGTATTTCTTATGTGCGGAAGGAAAAGAGCTTAAAAATGCAGTTTGTAGGGAAGTGGACGGATGCTGAACGTCAGACCCACTTCGACATAGCCATACAGAATGGTGCTATGATCTGGGATATTTACCAGGAAGATGGTACTTCGGTCCGTTACTATCCAAAATTGATCACGGGCGAGGGCTTTGTGTTTACCTGGGACAATGAGGACGTCAAGTTCGAGTTAAAGGGCGGTAAAATGGTCGACTCCAGGGGCCAGAAATACGAGCGGATCTCCAAATAGTTCGATAGCCTAATCCATGGCTTTGTCTAATTTAAGCAACGTTCTTAGAAGAACATTAGCTCCATTGGCCATGTCCTCTGCGGTTGTAAATTCCTTAGGCGAATGGCTGATCCCACCCTTGCTGGGAACAAAGATCATTCCTGTGGGAGTGATCAAAGCCATGTCTTGCGCATCATGTCCAGCTCCACTGGGCATATATTGAAAACTCAGGCCCAGTTCATTGGTGCTGGCCTCTATTTGCTTTTGGATCATGGGGTCTGTTAGTGCAGGGATACCCGTTGTACTTAATTCCTCGAATTGGATGGCCACACCGGAATCCTTTGATATTTCTGCAGCTCCCTTTTCTATGGTCGAATAGACTTCTCGAATCACCTCCCCAGCCAGATCACGAATTTCCAGGCTGAGGACCACTTTACCGGGGATCACATTGGGTGCTCCCGGCAAGGCCTTGATCCGGCCTACGGTGGCAACCTGTCTTCCGTCACGATCTACAGCTACCTGGTTCACCATTTGTATAAATTGAGCAGCTGCCAATAATGCGTCTTGTCGCTGGTCCATTGGAGTCGTACCTGCATGGTTGGCAAAACCGGTAAAGGTGACATCCCACCAATTTAGACCGACGATTCCTTCTACTATTCCGATCTGTAATCCAGCTTGCTCCAAAAGTCCACCTTGCTCGATATGCAACTCTACAAAGGCGGCAA contains:
- a CDS encoding Zn-dependent hydrolase, translating into MRSFISFLLTALIGMHSISIAAQDLPKVDQDRLEKSILDLGKIGVDEMGTQRVAFSQADLDGRDFAIQLMKEAGLEVHIDLAGNIIGSLPGSNPELAPISFGSHIDTVPNGGNYDGCVGSMAAIEVVRVMKENGIQPRHPMELIIFSNEEGGVMGSRAISGKLPPSAFEVVNSTGFNMADGIDRLGGDHTKIDQVIRNKGEVAAFVELHIEQGGLLEQAGLQIGIVEGIVGLNWWDVTFTGFANHAGTTPMDQRQDALLAAAQFIQMVNQVAVDRDGRQVATVGRIKALPGAPNVIPGKVVLSLEIRDLAGEVIREVYSTIEKGAAEISKDSGVAIQFEELSTTGIPALTDPMIQKQIEASTNELGLSFQYMPSGAGHDAQDMALITPTGMIFVPSKGGISHSPKEFTTAEDMANGANVLLRTLLKLDKAMD
- a CDS encoding acyltransferase family protein, which encodes MKPSIELIRLVAVFMITFTHTRHQLEEGWLYFLVEILPTYGTAILSVISGYLYFTVSRKKKYLFQKKVKSLAIPYLIANVSVVMLVLFSYYVLGFNPLNRLGIGPELFTEGVLALNMEPVNPPTYFIRDIFLVFAVIALLTQKEWRALPVILVFLVFGSLFLRLDVVGLFIIGTLYGMVRDRLNRGWFVALSALAVAVVAMWFPQYLKWPIAVFLFILVIDLEFKFYNTGRYAYLLHLYHSPIIVITYPFIGAHISNPFLSIGSQILTASLLVYFMLLFTRRFPVLTILSGGR